GACCTGGGAACTCCCATGGGGTTCGGGATTAAGGGGAACCGTGTCGTATTAAAATCAACAGAAGGACATGTCATGAATACCATTCGGATTGAAAAACTAGAAGAAGATCAGCTGGTATTGCTGCAATCAGCTGCAGATGGTTTTGATAATCCTAAGGCACTGGAGTATCACTTTGTTTCAGAAGAGGCTTTTCAGAAATCGCAGACCTTAAATGCAGAAGATGTCTATAGCATAATTGACGGAGATACCATTTATAAAGAAAGTCCAAAGGTATACGCGAGGTTTAATGGAAATACACTTCAGTCTTCTTTAAAGGTGGGGAATGGCAAATTAATGGATAAAAAAAGCGGATTTTTAAAAGCAAGCTTTATTGTCTTTAAATCCGGAAAAGTCGATAGCCTGAAGATTTTGAACAGCATCAGCCCGGTTTACGATGAACTCTTTAAAAAGGAGTTTTTTAAATTGAAGAGCAAATGGACTCCGGCAGTAAGGAATGGAACACCAGTGGGAGTGCAAATGACGTATGAAGTCAGGTACTTAACAATCGATGAAATGATGCCGTCATACGGGCTAACAAATGAAGCAAATGAGTATTATCGGAATAAAGATTATGCTGCTGCGCTTAAATTATATAATGAGGCCTTGCAATACGTTCCCGCTGATAAGGAAAATTTATATAAAAGAGGGATATGCAGTAAAATGCTTGGGAATATAAACGCTGCATGTGAAGACTGGCGGGAAATTCGGAGATTGGGAGGAACGACCTCGCTTCGCTTACTGGAGAAGTATTGCAAAGATTAGTGGATAAAGATTGCTCAATTCAATAAAGTTGTCTGATAGCTGTCACCATAAATCATTCAGCGTCATTTTCCTCTTTTTCAATTGCATCATTATTACTTTTTAAAGTATCTTTGCATCACTTTATGAATATGATCTTTTTCTTCGAAACCCCATCTGCCAAGATTTATGTCTTGCAAATCAACCGGAGCCTTACACCATCTGATATTTCAAAATTAAGTTGGCTGTTTGGAGGCGCGAAAGTTAAATCGGAAACATCTTTAAGTGGATTCTTTGTTGGCCCAAGGGCAGCAATGGTAACCCCATGGAGTACCAATGCCGTAGAGATTACCCAAAATATGGACCTTCAGGGTATTATCCGCATTGAAGAGTTTGAGCACTCCACTGCTGAGGCTTCAAATTATGACCACATGTTGTTTCAAAAATACGACGGACTGGATCAGGATGTATTCACCACCAACATTCAGCCGGAGCCAATCCTGGAAATCAGCGATATCGCTGCCTACAATAAACAGGAAGGGTTATCACTAAGTGATGAGGAAGTAGATTATTTAAATAAACTGGCCGGAAACCTGGGACGTAAATTAACGGATTCAGAAGTATTCGGTTTTTCTCAGGTAAACTCTGAACACTGCCGTCATAAAATCTTTAACGGAACTTTTGTGATTGATGGTCAGGAGCAACCTTCTTCTTTGTTTAAACTGATCCGTAAAACATCAGAACTAAACCCTAACGGAATAGTTTCTGCCTATAAAGATAACGTGGCCTTCGTTAAAGGACCAAGGGTACAGCAATTTGCCCCTAAAAGAGCAGACGTACCTGATTATTATCAATTGAAAGATTTTGATTCCGTGATTTCAATAAAAGCGGAAACCCATAACTTCCCGACTACTGTAGAACCATTTAATGGAGCAGCAACAGGATCAGGTGGTGAAATTAGAGACAGACTGGCGGGTGGACAAGGTTCATTGCCCCTTGCAGGTACTGCAGTATACATGACTGCTTTGTCGAGACTTACCGAAGATCGTCCATGGGAAAATGGAGTAGAAGAAAGAAAATGGTTGTACCAAACGCCAATGGATATCCTGATTAAAGCATCCAATGGTGCTTCTGATTTTGGAAATAAATTCGGACAACCATTGATCACCGGATCAGTACTTACCTTTGAACATGAAGAACAAGGTAGAAAATTAGGATACGATAAAGTGATCATGCTTGCAGGTGGTGTTGGCTACGGAAAAGCTGATCAGGCACAAAAACATAAACCGTCAACAGGAGATAAAATTGTCATCCTGGGTGGCGAAAACTACCGCATTGGTATGGGAGGTGCTGCGGTATCTTCAGCTGATACGGGTGCGCTTGGTTCCAGCATTGAGCTGAATGCCATTCAACGCTCCAATCCGGAGATGCAGAAAAGAGCAGCAAATACGGTTCGTGGTATGGTGGAAAGCGATGCAAATACAATTGTTTCGATTCATGACCATGGTGCCGGCGGACATTTAAACTGTCTTTCTGAGCTGGTAGAAGAAACAGGTGGTCTGATTGACCTGGATAAATTGCCTGTTGGCGATCCTACACTTTCTGCCAAAGAAATTATAGGAAACGAATCTCAGGAACGTATGGGATTGGTGATCGGAAAAGACCACATAGATACCTTACATAAAATCGCTGAACGTGAACGTAGTCCGATGTATACTGTTGGAGAGGTAACGGGTGATCACCGCTTTACTTTCGCTTCTAAAACCACAGGCTTAAAACCTATGGACCTGGAGCTTAAAGACATGTTTGGCAGCTCACCGAAAGTGGTGATGGAAGATAAAACAGTAGACAGGAAATATGAACCTGTAACTTACGATATTAATAAACTGGACAGTTACCTGGAGCAGGTATTACAGCTGGAAGCAGTAGCTTCCAAAGACTGGTTAACGAACAAAGTTGACCGCTGTGTGGGTGGAAGAGTTGCAAAACAACAATGTGCAGGACCATTACAATTACCTTTAAACAACTGCGGTGTAATGGCGCTTGATTATCAGGGAAAAGATGGTATCGCTACCTCTGTCGGACATTCGCCACTATCGGCTTTGATCAATGCAGCAGCGGGAAGCCGTAATGCAATCGCAGAATCTCTTTCCAACATTGTCTGGGCTCCCTTAAAAGATGGATTGGAAAGTGTTTCACTTTCTGCCAACTGGATGTGGGCCTGTAAGAATGAAGGTGAAGATGCACGTTTATATGAAGCGGTAAAAGCATGCTCGGAATTTGCCATTGACCTGGGAATTAATATCCCTACCGGTAAAGATTCCTTGTCCATGAAACAAAAATATCCTGATGGTGAAGTGATTGCTCCAGGTACGGTAATCATTTCTGCTGGAGGTCATTGCGATGACATTGCTGCGGTTGTGGAACCTGTACTTCAGAAAAATGGAGGCTTGATCTACTACATCAACCTTTCGGGAGATGCTTATCAGCTTGGAGGTTCTTCTTTTGCTCAGATCTTAAACAAGATCGGCAATGAAACTCCAGATGTTAAAAATGCAGCACAGTTTAAAACAGCTTTCAATACTGTTCAGGAACTGATCAAAGCCGGAAAAATCCAGGCAGGTCATGATATCGGTAGCGGTGGTCTGATCACTACCTTATTAGAGCTTTGCTTTGCAGACAGAAACCTTGGTGCGGAAATCGACCTTTCTGCTTTAGGAAATGAAGACCTGATTAAAGTGCTTTTTGCAGAAAATATCGGAATCGTATTCCAGGCAGATGCCAGTGTGGAAGGATCACTTAAAGCAGCAGGAGTAGCTTACCATAAAATTGGTGAAGTAAAAGCTGAAGCGACTTTAACGGTTAAAAACGCAGGTACAAACCATACTTTTGATATCGATCATTTACGTGATGTATGGTTCAAAACTTCTTATCTTTTAGATCAGAAACAAGCGGGCCCGGTTAAAGCAAAAGAAAGATTTGATAACTATAAAAATCATGTCTTAAACTATACCTTCCCATTACAGTTTGATGGTAAAAAACCGGCGATCGACGCGTCTAAACCAAGACCTAAAGCGGCGGTGCTTAGAGAAAAAGGAAGTAACTCGGAGCGTGAACTTGCCAATGCAATGTTCCTTGCAGGTTTTGATGTGAAGGATGTACACATGACGGATTTAATCTCTGGTCGTGAAACACTGGAAGACATTCAGTTTATCGGTGCAGTAGGTGGATTCTCTAACTCAGACGTATTGGGTTCTGCCAAAGGTTGGGCAGGCGCATTCTTATACAATGAAAAAGCAAGGGTAGCACTGGAGAATTTCTTCAAACGTGAGGATACGCTTTCTGTGGGTATCTGTAATGGTTGTCAGCTTTTTGTAGAATTAGGACTGATCAATAAAGACCATGAGGAAAAACCTAAAATGCTGCACAACGAAAGTCAGAAACATGAGAGTATTTTCACTTCATTAACGATACAGGAAAACAATTCCGTAATGTTATCGAGCCTTGCCGGCAGTACATTAGGAGTATGGGTATCTCATGGAGAAGGTAAATTCCAATTGCCATATGCTGAAGATCAATATGGTATCGTAGCTAAATATGGTTACGAAAGCTATCCTGCCAATCCAAACGGATCGGATTACAATACTGCGATGTTATGTGATCAGTCGGGAAGACACCTGGTGATGATGCCTCATATTGAGCGCTCTTTATTCCAGTGGCATTGGGCCAACTATCCTCAGGGACGTAAAGACGAAGTGACACCATGGATGGAGGCTTTTGTAAATGCAAGAAAATGGTTGGAAAACACCACTAAATAACATCATTTTAAAAGATGTATACGAACAAGAGAGCAGCCTAAAAGGCTGCTCTTCCTGTACCGGGGAGTTTTTAGTTTTGAAATTAAGCGGGAGTAAACTGGAAAGAATGAATGATGATTTCTACTTCCTGTCCGTTTGAAGGGGCCTGGCCATTAAATAACCATAAATTCATGTGTACTGGCAAGGCTTCAGTGCTGACCGGGAAACCAGAGTCAGGAGTTGCCCATGGGTAGAAAGCATTGGATTCAAGTTCGTTATGTCCGTGATAAGCTTTGTAACTCACCTTCTGACTGTTTCTGGAAAATTTATAAGTAGAATACGTTCCATTCAGTGCAAGCTCATATGTGTTAAATACCCGTGTCGCAGGATCTCCGTAAGCCGGATACACAGTATAGTTGAAATTTGGCCATGCCGAATTGCCCCATCTGGCAAACTCAATGTCGATCTCATGGTGTCCGTTATCACCGGATTTGTAGTTGAACAAGCCTAAAATTACATTTTTGTCCAGCTCATCTACCGCGCCTTCCACTTTCCATACATAAGAACCATAGCCAAAATCCTGCAGGGAGCTGACTTCGGCGCAATTCCACCTTCCGGTAGCGGCATCTCTGCGGATTCTTAAGTGTAATCGTCCTTGTGCATCTACCCATACACTGCTGTTGGCCCAGTAATTTGGTCCCGGACCGCCCACAGAGAGGTCTGTGACATTCTTAACCTGCCAGTTGTAGCCGCTGAAATTGATAATGGTTGCGCCGGGAACAGGAACGGCAGCGGATTTTGAATTTACTTTCTCTGATTTAGCCTGGTCTGCATTGGAGTCTTTCTTACAGGAGAAGAAGACGATGGCAAGAATCGCCATAACATAGATTTTTTTCATTTTGGTTGATTATAGGGTTGATAAATTTTTGTCAGACATATTTTTGATGTCTTAACCACAAGTGCATGGAAAATCAGACTTTTACCAATTAATGTCTGAATATATTTTTCTGACTGCTGCAGAGTATTTAATATTGTGTACAATTAATGGTCATTCGTCTCCTGGACTAAACAATATACGCTGATGAAAAATATCCTGCTGGCCAGTACTTCTTCTATGTTTGGGGAAGCATATCTGGCTTATCTTATGCCCGAATTAAAGTCTTTTTTTGAAGGCTGCACTGAAATTGTATTTATTCCTTTTGCGCGTCCCGGAGGAATCAGTCATGATGAGTATACGGAAAAGGTAAAAGCGGCTTTTCATCCTTTGAACATTAAAGTAAGGGGACTTCATACCTTTACTGATCCTACAGAAGCGATTCAACAGGCGGAAGGTTTTTTCACCGGAGGAGGAAATACTTTTTTATTGGTGCAGCAACTCCATCAACTAAACCTGATGGAAGAGCTGAAGGGGGCGGTAGAAGGGGGGACTCCTTACCTGGGAACAAGTGCCGGAAGCAATATTGGAGGAATCAACATGAAAAATACCAATGATATGCCCATTGTATATCCCCCTGATTTTACCACCATGGGACTTATTCCTTTTAATATTAATGCGCATTACCTGGACCCGGATCCAAATAGTACCCATAACGGCGAAACACGGGAAACCAGGATTAAGGAATTTCATGTATTCAATGATATCCCTGTTGTAGGACTCAGGGAGGGAAGCTGGATCCGTGTTAAAGCAGAGGAAGTGACAACAGAAGGGAGCAGGTCTTCACGCATATTCCTCGCAGATACTGAGCCTTATGAACTGGAACCAGGATCTGTATTAAGATTTTAATCCGGAGATTAGTTCGGGGCCATTATATCGTTATATTTGTTTTGAGGCGATAATTAAATGGCGAAAAAGACTAATCCTGATGATTTTAAGTGTTACCCGCTTGGTGATGCGGCAATAGTGATCCAGCTGGGTAATCAGATCAGCCCGCTCATTAATGGAAGGGTACGTGCAGTATGTGCTTATCTTGATGAATATAGCTTTGAGGGCTTTATCGAATATGTGCCTGCATTTACCACGGTCACGATATATTATGAGCCCTGGATCATCAATTATAACAAACTGCTGCCACTCCTTCAGGAGCTGGCAAGTGAAGTATTGGAACAACAGGAGGTTCCGGCTGGAACACTGCTGGAAATTCCGGTATTATATGGTGGCGAATGGGGCCCGGATCTGGACTTTGTAGCCAGTCATAACAAGATGACAGCTGCAGAGGTGATTGCCCTCCATACCGCTCCGGATTACCTGGTTTATATGATTGGTTTTGCGCCCGGATTTCCTTACCTGGGAGGAATGAACGAATTGATTTCCGCACCCAGAAAAGATAATCCCAGATCTAAAATCCCTGCCGGATCGGTGGGTATTGCCGGTCAGCAGACGGGAATATATCCAATTGAAACTCCGGGAGGCTGGCAGATTATAGGACGGAGCCCAATCAATTTGTTTGACCTGAACAGCGCAGTTCCGGCATTGCTTAAAGCGGGTGATCGGGTTCGTTTTTCAGCCATTTCTGAAACAGAATTTAAGAAAATAAGGAGGGGCAGGAATGGGAATTAAAGTATTGAAAGCAGGCTTATTGACAACCATTCAGGATGCCGGCCGTTATGGCTACCGCAAAGATGGAATCATTATTGGCGGTGCGATGGATGTAAAGGCTTACCAGCTGAGCAATCTCCTTGTTGGAAATACGGAGAGGGAAGCAGGAATAGAATGTACCTTAATGGGACCGGCCCTTCTTTTTGAGGAGGAACAGTTGATCGCCATTACTGGGGGTGATCTTTCCGCTGAGCTGGATGGAGTTGCTATTCCCATGTGGCGTCCGGTACGGGTAGCTAAAGGAGCTGTTCTTTCATTTGGACAGGCCCGGTCCGGCTGCCGTACTTACCTGGCTGTTCAGGGTGGACTTGATTTACCAAAAGTATTGGATAGTTATTCCACTTATCTTCGTGCCGGTTTTGGCGGATGGGAAGGCAGGGCATTAAAAACAGGAGACCTGATCCCTTTTAAATCTGCTGCTCCTGTGGTACCGTCAGATTTCAACTGGTCCTTAAGCACTAAAATGCACCAGGAATCGAAGGATGACATCATCCGGGTGATTAAAGGCCCTGAATTCGAACTTTTTCAGGAAAAAAGTATCGCAGCAGTATTTACAGAGAAATTCAGGATCAGTAAAGAAGCAGACCGCATGGGTTATCGCCTGGAAGGATCAAAACTAAAGCTGCGCAAAAAGGAAGAAATGTTATCCTCCGCAGTGTCCTTCGGAACGGTACAGGTAACCGCTGAAGGAAGCCCGATTATTTTAATGGCAGACCATCAGACTACAGGCGGTTATCCCCGCATCTTACAGGTGATCACTGCAGACCTTGGTAAACTGGCGCAATTTCAAACCGGAGCTCATTTGAGCTTCGAATTAATTACCCTGGCTCAGGCGCAGGCCTTGCTCATAACCAGGGAGCAGGAACTTAAACAACTCAGACAAACATTAACTTTTAAATATCCAGTCCATGCTTAACCATTATTCTGCGGATCTGAATTGCGATATGGGGGAAAGCTTTGGTGCTTTCCGCATTGGAAATGATGAAGCCATACTGCCCTTTGTTTCCGCAGCAAATATCGCCTGTGGTTTTCATGCAGGAGATCCTACAGTAATGAAAAAGACGGTCCGCCTGGCCATGAATCGTGGAGTTGCCATTGGGGCACATCCGGGATTACCTGATTTACAGGGCTTCGGAAGAAGAGAAATGGCAATCTCTGCAGAAGAAGCTTATGACATGGTGGTTTATCAGATCGGCGCCCTGGCTGCCTTTGTAAAGGCCGAAGGGGGAAGAATGCAGCATGTGAAACCGCATGGTGCTTTATACAATATGGCAGCAGTAAATAAAGGACTGGCTACAGCAATAGCAGAAGCGGTATATCGGGTTGACCCGGGATTAATTTTATACGGCTTATCCGGCTCGGAATTGATTCTCGCAGGGGAAGCACTGGGCTTACAGGTCGCCAATGAGGTTTTTGCAGACCGTACCTATCAGCAGGATGGGACGCTGACTTCCAGAAGGGCAGCGAATGCCCTGATCACAGATCATCGGCTGGCCATAGCTCAGGTGATCCGGATGATCAAAGAAGGACTGGTACTTTCTGAACAGGGTACGCTGGTAAAGATCAAAGCCGATACGGTTTGTATTCATGGAGATGGAAGTTCGGCAGCAGCATTTGCCAAAGGTATCCATGCCGCTTTTCAGGAAGAGGGAATTACACTGTCCTTATTCAATAACAAAGATTTTACTGCTAATAATTCTGCTGAATGAAGATCATAAAAAACAGAAGCGTGCTGATGGGAGCCGCATTTTTAATGGCTACCTCTGCCATCGGGCCGGGCTTTCTAACGCAAACTACGGTCTTTACGCAGTCCCTGGGCGCTAGTTTTGGTTTTGTCATCCTCAGCTCTATAATTATTGATATTGGCGTGCAGTTAAACATATGGAGGGTGATTGCGGTATCAGAAAAGCGGGCTCAGGATATTGCAAATATGCTGCTTCCGGGATTGGGAGGTTTTATTTCTCTGTTGATTGTTTTAGGCGGACTGGCTTTTAATATCGGAAATATTGCAGGTGCGGGCCTCGGACTTCAGGCTTTACTGGGGGTGTCGGTTACCAAGGGTGCCATGATTTCTGCAGCACTGGCCATTGCAATTTTCCTGATCCGGGAAGCGGGAAAAGCAATGGATCGCTTTGCCCAGCTGATGGGTTTCATTATGATTGTCGTGATCATTTACATCGCGGTTACTTCGGCACCTCCGATAGGAGAAGCAGCTCTTCGAACCTTCGTTCCGGTAAAAATAGACCTGATCACCATCCTTACCCTGGTGGGAGGGACGGTAGGGGGATATATCACCTTTTCGGGAGGCCATCGTTTGCTTGATGCGGGAGTGAAAGGCAGGGGAGCTTTACAGGAGGTGAGCACGAGCGCGGTGATGGGGATTTCGGTCGCTTCACTGGTGCGTATATTTCTGTTTCTAGCTTCCCTGGGTGTCATCAGTAAAGGTCTGGCCATCGATGCAGGAAACCCTACCGCGTCCGTATTTCAACTCGCTGCGGGTAACCTGGGCTATCGCTTATTTGGCCTGGTGATGTTCTCGGCAGCAGTAACTTCTGTAATCGGTTCTGCTTATACTTCGGTCTCATTTGTGAAATCATTTAGTCCTAAAATCAACAGAAATGAGAATAAAGTGATCATTGCTTTTATCCTGGTTTCCACGCTGATATTTATCCTGGTGGGGCAGCCGGTAAAACTCCTGATCATGGCCGGGGTAGTCAATGGCTTTATTCTGCCGGTTACACTGGCTACGATTCTCTTCGCGGCTTATAAGACCAGGATTGTTGGGGATTACAAACATCCGGTATGGCTCACCTGTTTTGGTGTACTGGTGGTTTTAATCATGACTTTCATGAGCGGAAAAGTATTGTACGGAATGATTTTTTAAAGCAAAGGCCAAATCTATTTTGACGCGGATAACTGCAATGCCCTTTGCAGGAAACCCTGTTGCTTCAGCTTTTCTTCTACTTCTGTAATGGCTTTGAGCAGGTTGTTTTCGGTATTCATGATTTCCGTAAAAACACTGACCATTAACTGCCAGACCGGTTGCATCCTGATGATCAGCTCTTCGCCTTTACTGGTCAGCTGAACCAATCTTTTACGCTCGTCTTTTTTATCTTTCTTAGAACGGATCAGTTTTTGTTTTTCCAGTTCTTTAAGCAGGCTGATGGTGGAAGGGTGGGTATATCCAATCTCTGAGGCCAGTTCTACTACACTAAGAATCTGTTTATGATGAAGGGTATAAATTACGGGGAACCATTTGGGCTCAAAGTCAATATCGTAACTCTTGTATACCAATGCGCCGTCTTTTCTCAATTGTTCGCTTAACCTCTGGAGTCTTGTAGAGATGGCCAGAATGCCGGATTCATCGATGATGTTCATTATTTGATGGCTAAATGATAAAAGACATTGTCTGCATTCATTAAGGGAAACGATTCCGGAAGTGCAGATTTTTCAATTTTCTCAAAACCATTTCTTTCGTAAAAGCGCATGGCGGCCTGCAATACGGAAACAGTTCCCAGATACAGGTGACGGATCTGGTTTTCTTTGCAATAAGCAATCAGGGTTTCCAATAACCGTTGTGCCAATCCAAGTTCTTTGCCGCGGTATTCTTTTTTAACAAACATCTTTCTGATGGCGGCCGAATCATGGTCGTATTTGAGCAATGCGATAGTGCCGGCAAGCTCTCCCTCCACTCTTGCTCCCCAAAAACCACCGCCGGTCTGGTAATAGGCATTTTCTATGTCCAGTAAATCAGGCTGGTCATTTAAGGTGATCGGTACGTTAAATTCAATTTGCTGAATGGGTAGGATGATCTCAATTACAGCCGCTGAGGATTCATTTTTAATTTGTTCTATATGGACGCTCATCTGTTTTAGGAATTTGTTATTCAAAACTACGTAGTTAACTACATATATCAAAGTGAATTTTGTTTTTTTACTTATCTTTGTGGGAATGTCAGACGTAGAGGGGTATATGGGAACAAAAGGGAGAAAGGAATATGTGAATTCCAGATCCTGTTTCGGCTATTGTAATGATTGCGGCGAAGTACATGAACTGCCATCCGGGATTGCTGTTGGGCATTGTTATGCGCTCATGGCAAAACTTTCCGCACACCAAAGAATAGATTTTGACAAACCTCTGGAGGATGCTGATCCCCGCTTGTCTACTGATAGCTTATATACAGAAATGAGAGGACGCATGTTCGGCATCCTGGTTTGTGAGGATAAGGATGGAAATGAAATCATTCTCCGTGCTTTTTCTTCCAGGCATAATGGGGTATGGAATGTAGAAGGATGGGTACCTCCCCTGGTAGATGAGCACCGGTTTGTAGCTGAAGTCGAATTGGGAAATCTCGACCTTCACCCGCTGACAGACCTGATTGCGACCCTTCCGCGTGAATCCCGGGAATGGTACGCTAAGCTCGCTGAACGAAGACTTGTTTCCCATGGTATCCTGGCGAAACTGAATGCCCTGTATGAAATTCATAACTTCAAAAATGAAAAACGCAGTCTTGCGGATGCTTTCCATCTGAAGAAAGGAATTCCGGTCGGAACTGGAGATTGCTGCGCCCCTAAATTACTGAACTATGCAGCTGTACATCAGCTGAAACCCCTGAGCATTGCAGAGTTTTTCTGGGGTAAGGCAACTGCTTCGGGACATCGGGTGGAAGGTGGTTTTTATAGTTCCTGCGAAGAAAAATGCCAGCCAATTCTCGGATATATGC
This region of Pedobacter steynii genomic DNA includes:
- a CDS encoding GNAT family N-acetyltransferase is translated as MSVHIEQIKNESSAAVIEIILPIQQIEFNVPITLNDQPDLLDIENAYYQTGGGFWGARVEGELAGTIALLKYDHDSAAIRKMFVKKEYRGKELGLAQRLLETLIAYCKENQIRHLYLGTVSVLQAAMRFYERNGFEKIEKSALPESFPLMNADNVFYHLAIK